A part of Pantoea vagans genomic DNA contains:
- the rpsF gene encoding 30S ribosomal protein S6 yields MRHYEIVFMVHPDQSEQVPGMIERYTGAITGAEGTIHRLEDWGRRQLAYPINKLHKAHYVLMNVEAPQEAIDELETNFRFNDAVIRSMVMRVKNAVTEASPMVKAKDERRDRREDFANESADESDAGDSEE; encoded by the coding sequence ATGCGTCATTACGAAATCGTATTTATGGTTCATCCTGACCAGAGCGAACAGGTTCCTGGCATGATCGAGCGTTACACTGGTGCTATCACTGGTGCAGAAGGCACGATTCACCGTCTGGAAGACTGGGGCCGCCGTCAACTGGCTTACCCGATCAACAAACTGCACAAAGCGCATTACGTTCTGATGAACGTTGAAGCGCCGCAGGAAGCGATCGATGAGCTGGAAACGAACTTCCGCTTCAACGACGCCGTTATCCGTAGCATGGTTATGCGCGTTAAAAACGCGGTAACTGAAGCATCGCCGATGGTTAAAGCGAAAGATGAGCGTCGTGATCGTCGCGAAGATTTTGCTAACGAATCCGCTGATGAGTCAGATGCTGGGGATTCTGAAGAGTAA
- the priB gene encoding primosomal replication protein N — protein sequence MTVNRLRLSGTVCRTPVRRVSPSGIPHCQFVLEHRSVQEEAGFHRQAWCRMPVIISGSAHQVITQHITVGTQLTLDGFISCHQARNGQSKVVFHAEQIELIDSGD from the coding sequence GTGACGGTCAATCGGCTTCGCCTGTCTGGCACTGTGTGCAGGACACCGGTTCGAAGAGTTAGCCCGTCAGGAATTCCTCACTGTCAGTTCGTGCTTGAGCACCGCTCAGTGCAGGAGGAGGCCGGGTTTCACCGGCAAGCCTGGTGTCGTATGCCTGTTATTATTAGCGGCAGCGCCCATCAGGTGATTACTCAACATATAACGGTCGGCACGCAACTCACACTCGACGGTTTCATTAGTTGCCATCAGGCACGAAATGGCCAGAGCAAAGTGGTGTTCCATGCCGAGCAGATTGAATTGATAGATTCTGGAGACTAG
- the rpsR gene encoding 30S ribosomal protein S18 yields MARYFRRRKFCRFTAEGVVEIDYKDIATLKNYITESGKIVPSRITGTRAKYQRQLARCIKRARYLSLLPYTDRHQ; encoded by the coding sequence ATGGCACGTTATTTCCGTCGTCGCAAGTTCTGCCGTTTCACCGCGGAAGGCGTTGTTGAGATCGATTACAAAGACATCGCAACGTTGAAAAACTACATTACCGAAAGCGGTAAAATTGTCCCGAGCCGTATCACCGGTACTCGTGCAAAATACCAGCGTCAGTTGGCTCGCTGCATCAAGCGTGCGCGTTACCTGTCTCTGCTGCCGTACACTGATCGTCATCAGTAA
- the rplI gene encoding 50S ribosomal protein L9, giving the protein MQVILLDKVANLGTLGDQVNVKAGYARNFLVPQGKAVPATKKNVEFFEARRAELEAKLADVQSAATARAEKINALGTVTITSKAGDEGKLFGSIGTRDIADAVTAAGVEVAKSEVRLPNGVLRTTGEHEVDFQVHSEVFAKLNVKVVAG; this is encoded by the coding sequence ATGCAAGTTATTCTGCTTGATAAAGTAGCAAACCTTGGCACCCTGGGTGATCAGGTTAACGTTAAAGCGGGCTACGCTCGTAACTTCTTAGTACCACAGGGCAAAGCTGTTCCTGCTACTAAGAAAAACGTTGAGTTCTTCGAAGCACGCCGTGCTGAACTGGAAGCCAAACTGGCTGACGTTCAGTCTGCAGCAACTGCACGCGCTGAGAAAATCAATGCACTGGGCACGGTAACCATCACGTCTAAAGCAGGCGATGAAGGTAAACTGTTCGGTTCAATCGGTACCCGCGACATCGCTGATGCAGTGACTGCAGCAGGCGTTGAAGTGGCTAAGAGCGAAGTTCGTCTGCCGAACGGCGTTCTGCGCACTACCGGTGAGCATGAAGTAGACTTCCAGGTTCACAGCGAAGTATTCGCTAAACTGAACGTGAAAGTTGTTGCTGGTTAA
- a CDS encoding LysM-like peptidoglycan-binding domain-containing protein, with amino-acid sequence MGQIAPRRRRMRAQHIVSRLQSWLAARRPQQPAGEEKPRMASDASSRLPTWLQRIWHFTDHIRWMDPLPAPHRRGIVAALLVMLVAFLWPASTLRYPVEQPVAPQAEKEVPMQADIYENNGTRQPSSSQSQQTPKADSQGEWRNLTIASGQTLAQLFRDNSLPVNDVFAMARVEGSDQPLSTLKSGQQVKIRQDAQGVVTGLTVDGANGPVLFTRQPDGSFIRAQ; translated from the coding sequence ATGGGCCAGATTGCCCCACGACGCCGCAGGATGCGTGCACAACATATTGTATCCCGGCTGCAGAGCTGGCTGGCCGCACGCAGGCCACAGCAGCCTGCCGGAGAGGAGAAACCCCGAATGGCTTCAGACGCGTCATCCCGCCTGCCGACATGGCTTCAGCGTATCTGGCATTTTACCGACCACATTCGCTGGATGGACCCGCTGCCTGCGCCGCACCGTCGGGGCATCGTAGCCGCTCTGCTGGTGATGCTGGTAGCGTTTCTCTGGCCCGCCAGTACATTGCGCTATCCGGTTGAGCAGCCTGTCGCACCCCAGGCGGAGAAAGAGGTGCCGATGCAGGCGGATATTTATGAAAACAACGGTACCCGTCAGCCTTCATCTTCGCAATCTCAGCAGACGCCAAAAGCCGATTCTCAGGGTGAATGGCGTAACCTGACCATTGCGTCCGGTCAGACGCTGGCGCAACTGTTTCGTGACAACAGTCTGCCGGTCAATGATGTGTTTGCGATGGCGCGGGTGGAAGGCAGCGATCAGCCGCTCAGCACACTGAAAAGTGGCCAGCAGGTTAAAATCCGTCAGGATGCGCAGGGCGTGGTTACAGGACTGACAGTAGATGGCGCTAACGGCCCGGTGCTGTTTACCCGTCAGCCCGATGGCAGCTTTATTCGCGCGCAGTAA